The segment GCAATACAAGTCTGCTGGAAGCATTGCTGGTGGATGGTATTGAGAATGCTCCTCCCTTGATAGATAACGGTTCATCACAGCCTGGTGATGGATATGGTCCGCTGCCTGAACTTTCTCTGATGGTGGTGCTAATTGCTGGCCTGCTTGCGGGCCTCAATCCGTGCCTGCTTGCAGTAATGGCATTTATGGCATCTATCACGTTATCTTCAAAGGGTAACCGCCGTGACCTGCTGAAAATCGTAGTGGGATTCTGTGCAGGTATCTTTGCGGTTTACATGGTAGTGGGTATGGGGCTGCTTAGTTTAGTGAAACAGCATCCTGAGATACAGGAAAGTATAACACTGGTCTTGTTAATACTTATTGGACTTTTGGGGTTGTGGCATTTTTATGATGCATATTACATGAGAGTTCATAACAGGTCTTCTTTAAAGACCCCCCGTTCATTCTCGAAGTTAGCAAGGGGGGTTAGCGGTAAGAATACGCTGGTACTATCTATCCTTGCAGGAGGGCTGTTCTCAATGATAAAAGCGCCCTGTGTTGGAGCGGTATATTTTGCCATACTGGATATGTTGATAGGCAGGGGGGAAATTGCCGGGGGCGCGGTGTATCTGGCAGTCTATAATCTGGGTGTGGTATTGCCGGTACTGGCACTGGGTATATTGCTGGCCTTCGGGCTCAGTCCTGAGCGAGTAGATGAGTTGAGGGAGAGAAGGCGTATCGAGATACGGCTGGTGACCGGGGCAGTGTTGTTGTTGATTGTACTGCTGATGTACCTGAACATCATTTAAGCTTCAGGTCAGGGCAGGATTAAATTATATTACGGCAAATATTTTTATACTTTAAATGCAATTATGGTGTAATCGTGTTGTATAGGTCCTTGCGTGAGTAATTGACAGAGTCTATCGATGATCGACAAGACAACCCCAACACGGAATATCGCGATATTGCCTGGCACAGAGGGTTACTGGAGTAGACAACGGAATCGACCAGTGGGTGAAGCTCCGGAGTTAGTGCGTCAGGCAACAGCACACTTCCTCTTATAGCGAGCTGTGAGATTTTGCATATTGCATATTGCATAAACGTGTTCATTTGATATTGGGGTACAGGTTATTATAATACCTTGACATCCTCTGCTTCTTCCACTACAATCTCTTTCTCATCTTCGTATTCATCAAGGATACCTGTGATTTCCACGGTATCTGCTACATTGACGGATTTATTGACCGCTGATGCGCCATTGTTCCTGTTAACGAACACCTTGACAATAGTACTCTCGCTATCAATGGTCAAAATAAGGTGGTTCCCCGTGAAAGTACCCCTTTTATCTACCACCTGGCCATGCAGTATAACTCTATCACCTACATTTGAGCTCTCAGAATATTCAGATGGGGTCGTGTCGCCTGCAATGAAACCAAAATACGCGATAATTATCACGAGCAGGGCCATGACCATCAGG is part of the ANME-2 cluster archaeon genome and harbors:
- a CDS encoding sulfite exporter TauE/SafE family protein; this translates as MTNKPAHPQYAISSLAIIIVVLFLILFIVPSTGQPDIIEIEYFYEDGCSKCARTSPVLNVVSARYTNLTVYEYEILTEYDGVAGYDRMKVYGVYIVPAIVINRRTLITYSDYDGNTSLLEALLVDGIENAPPLIDNGSSQPGDGYGPLPELSLMVVLIAGLLAGLNPCLLAVMAFMASITLSSKGNRRDLLKIVVGFCAGIFAVYMVVGMGLLSLVKQHPEIQESITLVLLILIGLLGLWHFYDAYYMRVHNRSSLKTPRSFSKLARGVSGKNTLVLSILAGGLFSMIKAPCVGAVYFAILDMLIGRGEIAGGAVYLAVYNLGVVLPVLALGILLAFGLSPERVDELRERRRIEIRLVTGAVLLLIVLLMYLNII